The following are from one region of the Cherax quadricarinatus isolate ZL_2023a chromosome 2, ASM3850222v1, whole genome shotgun sequence genome:
- the LOC138853385 gene encoding uncharacterized protein has translation MRDDSRKAQQPKPSLNQNYFTAISEEDNARPEYPAPVYPAPVYPAPVYPAPVYPAPVYPAPVYPAPVYPAPVYPAPGYPAPVYPAPVYPAPVHTAPVYPAPVHPAPVYAAPVYPAPVYPAPVYPAPVYAAPVYPAPVYPAPVYPAPVHTAPVYPAPVHPAPVYPAPVYPAPVYPAQEYPAPVYPAPVYPAPVYPAPVYPAPVYPAPVYPASVYPAPVYPAPVYPAPVYPAPVYPAPVYPATVYPAPMYPAPVYPAPVYPAPVYPAPMYPAPVYPAPVYPAPVYPAQVYPAPVYPAPVYPAPMYPTPVYPAPVYPAPVYPAPVYPAPVYPALVYPAPVYPAPVYPAPVYHAIVYPAPVYLASVNHEPVNHAPVYHSPVYHVPVYHAPVSHAPVDHAPVDNAPVVHAAPYYAQVNHAPVYNATVYSARVCYAPANHSPVNHAQVYHAPVNHAGVNHA, from the exons atgagagacgATTCCAGAAAGGCACAGCAGCCAAAGCCAAGTCTAAACCAAAACTACTTCACAGCCATATCAGAAGAAGACAATGCAAGACCAG AGTACCCTGCACCAGTGTACCCTGCACCAGTGTACCCTGCACCAGTgtacccagcaccagtgtacccTGCACCAGTgtacccagcaccagtgtacccTGCACCAGTGTACCCTGCACCAGTGTACCCAGCACCAGGGTACCCTGCACCAGTGTACCCTGCACCAGTGTACCCTGCACCAGTGCACACTGCACCAGTGTACCCAGCACCAGTGCACCCTGCACCAGTGTACGCAGCACCAGTGTACCCTGCACCAGTGTACCCTGCACCAGTGTACCCTGCACCAGTGTACGCAGCACCAGTGTACCCTGCACCAGTGTACCCTGCACCAGTGTACCCTGCACCAGTGCACACTGCACCAGTGTACCCAGCACCAGTGCACCCTGCACCAGTgtacccagcaccagtgtacccTGCACCAGTCTACCCTGCACAAGAgtacccagcaccagtgtacccTGCACCAGTgtacccagcaccagtgtacccagcaccagtgtacccTGCACCAGTgtacccagcaccagtgtacccTGCATCAGTgtacccagcaccagtgtacccTGCACCAGTgtacccagcaccagtgtacccagcaccagtgtacccTGCACCAGTGTACCCTGCAACAGTGTACCCTGCACCAATGTACCCTGCACCAGTTTACCCTGCACCAGTGTACCCCGCACCAGTGTACCCTGCACCAATgtacccagcaccagtgtacccTGCACCAGTGTACCCTGCACCAGTGTACCCTGCACAAGTTTACCCTGCACCAGTGTACCCTGCACCAGTGTACCCTGCACCAATGTACCCAACACCAGTGTACCCTGCACCAGTGTACCCTGCACCAGTGTACCCTGCACCAGTgtacccagcaccagtgtacccAGCACTAGTGTACCCTGCACCAGTGTACCCTGCACCAGTGTACCCTGCACCAGTCTACCATGCAATAGTGTATCCTGCACCAGTGTACCTTGCATCAGTAAACCATGAACCAGTGAACCATGCACCAGTGTACCATTCACCAGTGTACCATGTGCCAGTGTACCATGCACCAGTGAGCCATGCACCAGTGGACCATGCACCAGTGGACAATGCACCAGTAGTGCATGCAGCACCGTACTATGCGCAAGTGAACCATGCACCAGTGTACAATGCAACAGTGTACAGTGCACGAGTGTGCTATGCACCAGCGAACCATTCACCAGTGAACCATGCACAAGTGTACCATGCACCAGTGAACCATGCAGGAGTGAACCATGCATGA